One window from the genome of Musa acuminata AAA Group cultivar baxijiao chromosome BXJ1-4, Cavendish_Baxijiao_AAA, whole genome shotgun sequence encodes:
- the LOC135663800 gene encoding uncharacterized protein LOC135663800 codes for MGASSTVSGFWAVILGCCFASIASSSSSSSGSKYYRRAFPILQPDPDHIRLRLAREGLQAIQDITTPVAAVAVIGPYRSGKSFLLNQLLSLPCNEGFEVGHMRHAKTKGLWVWGIPVEVVIDGSKVSVLYLDTEGFENVRKSNVYDDRIFALATLISSVLIYNLPETVREADISRLSFAVEIAEEFYGRSVFEELCYCQNPSLELILFIFSYLTTLGLLICYFMELRMKGKEVVFEPAKLLWLIQRDYLQGSSVQEMVNEGLRPVPNKSGDKNIDQVNKIHKSLARMANNISAFGLPQPHLQRTKLCDMKDTELDPLYVQNREHFKQLVTSIIRPKIVQGKTLNGKEFIAFLKQTLDALNKGEIPSTGSIVEVFNKAILERCLKLYSQGMSKLQLPVPENKLQLAHEVSKAEAKKLLDQQLFGRRNAKESLQKFNDEIKKVYENHIIANKYQSSKQCEASWSDCENRMDRLLVVRLPSMTKFNASFTRCNQNFERDCVGVSKEMYALKMAKTLEKSRSLFFKEYCQRLTLSLLVLSITIPAVGHTLKFTLLKYGGYIMLIFSLYFEMHTRIYGSSELLHNSPSFQIAVAAWEIIVGNILVLNRWAIPVGILLCVMLLCWLFYNMDIVVRRQDGVLIPKCCWSRKDQIKQEP; via the exons ATGGGTGCTTCTTCGACAGTGTCAGGGTTCTGGGCGGTGATTCTGGGCTGCTGCTTCGCATctattgcttcttcttcttcttcttcttctggatcAAAGTATTACCGCCGAGC GTTTCCTATATTGCAGCCAGATCCAGATCACATCAGACTCCGTCTTGCGAGAGAAGGTCTCCAGGCAATTCAAGATATCACAACCCCAGTAGCTGCTGTTGCA GTGATCGGCCCTTACCGCTCAGGCAAATCCTTCCTTCTCAACCAGCTCCTCTCCCTCCCTTGCAATGAAG GTTTTGAAGTTGGGCACATGCGTCATGCTAAAACCAAAG GTTTGTGGGTTTGGGGTATCCCAGTAGAAGTGGTCATTGATGGATCAAAAGTATCCGTCCTGTACCTTGATACTGAAGGATTTGAAAATGTGAGGAAATCAAATGTATACGATGATAG GATCTTTGCTCTGGCGACACTGATCAGTTCTGTGCTTATTTATAATCTACCAGAGACG GTTCGTGAGGCAGATATATCTAGGCTATCATTTGCTGTTGAAATTGCAGAAGAATTCTATGGGAGGTCTGTTTTTGAAGAATTATGTTATTGTCAGAACCCTTCACTGGAActaattttgtttattttttcctATCTGACCACTTTGGGTTTGCTCATATGTTACTTTATGGAGCTCAGAATGAAG GGGAAAGAGGTTGTGTTTGAGCCTGCTAAGCTCTTGTGGCTTATCCAACGAGATTATCTGC AAGGGAGTTCTGTTCAAGAAATGGTGAACGAAGGACTTAGGCCAGTTCCAAATAAAAGTG GAGATAAGAACATTGATCAG GTCAACAAAATTCACAAGTCTTTGGCAAGAATGGCCAACAATATCTCTGCTTTTGGCTTGCCACAG CCTCATCTCCAAAGGACAAAACTTTGTGACATGAAGGACACTGAACTGGATCCATTGTATGTGCAAAACAGGGAGCATTTTAAACAACTTGTTACATCCATTATACGTCCCAAGATCGTGCAGGGGAAAACTCTAAATGGAAAGGAGTTCATAGCTTTCCTGAAGCAG ACTCTTGATGCCTTGAATAAAGGTGAAATTCCATCTACAGGTTCAATTGTGGAAGTATTTAATAAGGCAATTCTTGAACGCTGCTTGAAGTTATACAGTCAAGGGATGTCCAAGTTGCAGCTACCTGTACCAGAGAACAAGCTGCAGTTGGCTCATGAGGTGTCAAAGGCCGAAGCGAAAAAGCTGTTAGATCAACAACTTTTTGGTAGGCGCAATGCTAAAGAATCTCTTCagaaattcaatgatgaaataaaAAAG GTTTATGAAAATCACATCATAGCAAACAAATATCAGTCAAGTAAACAATGTGAAGCCAGCTGGAGTGACTGTGAGAATAGAATGGATCGCCTTCTAGTAGTGAGACTTCCTTCAATGACAAAGTTCAATGCTAGTTTTACTCGATGCAATCAGAATTTTGAAAGAGATTGTGTTGGGGTATCGAAGGAAATGTATGCACTAAAAATGGCGAAG ACGCTTGAAAAATCCCGATCCCTTTTCTTCAAGGAATACTGTCAAAGACTAACATTGAGTTTGCTGGTTCTTTCAATCACTATTCCTGCAGTCGGCCATACTCTCAAGTTTACTTTACTAAAATATGGTGGTTACATCATGCTTATTTTCTCACTATACTTTGAGATGCATACAAGAATATATGGGTCATCAGAGTTGCTGCATAACAGTCCTTCCTTTCAAATTGCTGTGGCTGCATGGGAGATTATAGTCGGCAACATCCTTGTCTTGAACAG ATGGGCAATTCCAGTTGGTATATTGCTGTGTGTTATGCTCCTTTGCtggttattttacaacatggacaTAGTTGTACGTCGTCAAGATGGTGTTTTGATTCCCAAATGCTGCTGGAGTAGAAAAGATCAGATTAAACAAGAACCCTGA